The window GACGCCGCCGGGGAGCAGCGAAATTGACGTCTGAAGACCGAagggggagaagagaagggaTCGGGGCCTTCCGATCGAATTCAAAATTGCCGACGATGAGTGGTGGTCAATTTGAAATCCGTTGCGGTTCGAACCATTTTAGGTTTGGGAAaagtagatctaaaattttttaaattagtaGGCGTTTACCGGCTAAAATATAAGTTACCTCCGTTGGCGTCACCGTTTTGTGCATTGTTCTTGTATTCCGAAGAATCTCCTCCAGAAGAAAGCTCCGCCATCGCCGAAGCTTCATCGTCGATCCTCGCGATCTCATTGTTATCATCTACCAATTCATCCGAAGTATCTTGATCCTCAGCTGCCGCTTCCTCTGCAACTACGATCTCAATGTCATCGGCCACCGCTCCTTTCAACGAGGCAGCAGTTTCCGCCTCCGTGGATGGGATTTCGCTCTCGCTCGGTTTCTCCTCCGTTGTCAATGTCTCCAGAGGATTCACCTTCGGCACCACGCGGTTGGACGCCACCAAGCGGAGCTTGGCGGAGACGTCGGCGATGGAGTAGTACTTCTGCATGTGGAGCGCCGGGATCCAGTTGAGACGCCGCCGGTGTACGGAAGCGAAAAACTCCCCGTACTCGTCCTCGCTCCCGATCTGCGCGAGGTGGCCGCATAGCGCGTCGATGATCGCGTTCGCCGCCGCGAATTCGCTCTGGAACCACGAAATCATCGCGTCCTGCACGTACAGCCCCGGCACCGCCACCGAAGCCCTGGCCCCCGCCCCCACCGTCGCCATTCGCCGCAAAGACCCAGCAATCTTCCGTCCTGCCAACCCCTGAGTAATGAGCTAAAAATAGCAGACCCAGAGAACGAGACTCCGAACGCAAGACTGAATAAATCGTAACGGAGTGATGGGCAAGGTGGAGTACGTGGCGAGCAAGGACGCCCAAAGGACCAAAAGCAAAGCAATCTGGCAATACCAGATCCCAGCGATGCCACACTTTTCCCCTACGAGGCAACTAACTCCTTACCGTTTCGCCACTGCAGTGCAGCGACGATGTCTTATTGTGGTTTCCTACAAATGGAGAGACAACAAGGCCTCCACCTCCGGCTTTGGGAATGCCAACTGGTCGAAGCCCTGTTCATGTTGTTCGACGGCTCAATACTCAGTGCAAATTTTGTTGAGGAACCAAATATAAGAATGGGAGTTCTTGTTTAAATCGATTTCAGTTGACCCGGTTTGAGCGGTCCAATTCTTATTCTCTATACAAGAAAGAGAGCTCAGCTAACTGTTTCCCGGTCGTCACGTGTTGGGTCTCCCGATTAATAATTTGGACATACGGAAGCACGTGAGGCATCACGAGAAGCCATTTAAGAGGGCCAAAATGTGAAGTTTCAATATAAAGCCTTGTTAATTTCTCGAGACGACGCGTGCTCTCCGTTGATTGGTGGAGCAAAATAACGCACATTTAGTTTGCATCCGAGAGGGCAATAATAAGAGTTACTTTGGACCCGCAACGGAGGCAACAGATAGTTGGCTGATAGAGGCGGGTCCCGCACGAGACATGGTGGGTGAGTTGCTAGATGCTTGTGCACAATGCACACATATCCAAGTTATCGTATATGCAATAATACAATAATACTTGTCCAATTTGGCAGTACGTTTCCTCATTAATCATTTCTTGTCATTGATTTAAGTTAAGCGTAACAAATGATGCATTCCTACGTATGATTTAAATTGTCGCATTCGGTGATATCATCTCAATCTCAATTGTTTTATTATCATCAATCTTATAATTAatatagataaataaattataaaatcatttgatccaataaatattaaaattaatttttaatagatataaaatatctGATTAGATATCTGACTTATAAATAACTATTATGTTAAAATAAATTATCtttcataatttatttatttatattttaccgTAAAATCATCTATTAAATAGCTTGGAATCCGTTATAGTTTTTGTATATGTGTTTCCGGGTACTCTTTTATCATTTCATCCAATAGGAATAGTTCTTCTAATTCTATGAatttttttagaatgtttttctcttgaatatgattttaaaaaatatcagatTGTCTGTTATTCCACCAATAAATAACCCAAGGTTCTAGATATTTATTAAAAGAAAAAGAGACCCACTAGGATAAAAATATCATAGATGCAAGATAGGGAAGGGAGGCCAATGCTTTCTTTTTCTCCAATTTGAATTGCCATTTGAGTTTGCTTGGAGTGAATAAACGAGTTTTTTTcagaaaatgttaaaaaaaaaatttattcaacGTACTCATCGGGCATGCAACGTCTCATGAATGACTTCGGCCGGTTTCGCCTGTGGGCCTTCTCTAAAAACAATTGACATCCGGCCCATAGTCATATTGTCTCCTTTTACTTGTTAGCTTCCAGTAACCTCGGCGGCTCGCTGCTTTCTCCTCTCCCTGGCGTCTCTCTCCTCTCGATTTTTGGCGCAAAGATGGTACGTTGGATTCCTACGGCCTCTTTTGTCATCCTCGATTACCCTGCTGTTATCGTGATGCCGTTTTTCCTCTCTTTATCTTGATTTGATTTTCGTTTCTTGGTAGCTTTTCTTCTCCTACTTCAAGGAATTGGTGGGTAAAGAAGTGACGGTGGAACTGAAGAACGATCTCGCCATCAGAGGAACCCTCCACTCCGTCGATCAATACCTCAACATCAAGCTTGAGAACATCAAAGTCGTAGACGATGACAAATACCCTCACATGGTAGTCTTTCCTCCCcgtctctttcttcttctcgtAAAATTTACTTCTTTTACTCCCCCATTTTTCTCTGTGTGTTTCCTGTTTTTTTATTTGGTCAGCGCAGGCGCATATTTGTGTTTAACTTTGGACTAGTGCCTGTTTTGGTTTGCGCTGCTAGTGTATGGGATTAGATTTAGGGTTTGAGGTATGTTGGCGATTGCTAGCTCATTATTGGTTCTGAGTCTCCAAAAGAAAACCTTTTGGAGGTTTGACATAATCTACAAGTGGGCACTAGACTTTGAGGATTCCTTGAGAACTTATGCACATACAAGGATGCTATCAGTGTTCAAAAAATCCCCGCCTAGGCTGTCGGCGGCAGTCCACTGCCCCACCTTTTGCCAAGGTGGTGACGTTAGGCAGTGAGGCATTAATCGGCCGCCTAGGCGGCTGGAATGCCGTTGGGCGCCACCTCCTTAGTGGCGCTCGATTTTCTTTGTCTCAAAAAACTGGCAGAATCGATTCGACAAGGTTTTCGCGACAAATAGAACCTTGCCGAATCGGCTGATTGATTCAACGTGTTGATCGATTCAACACGGTTTTGTTTGTCGCAAAACGTTGccggatcgattagctgatcgattctgCCAGTTTTTCACGACAAACTTCTTCCCCTTgagttgatcagctgatcgattcaaccaaAGAAAAAAAGCAGAAAACGTAGATTTATAAATTATAGGGTtctattttaaacttttaattggGATTGTCAGCCGTCCTAAACACTAACCCTCATCGTCTTCTCcctccccttcttcttcttcttcattccaTTTTCCTCTCCAACTTGCCCTAGTTGCTGCCTTTACTCCCACCCCTTCTTCTGAAAAATCAACGAGTTGCAAGGAGCTTGCTGCCTATCCTCTTCCTCCTTCAGTCTTCATCAAGGGGCTAGTTGTCGCCGAGGCTGCCAAGTGCTAGCAACGAAAGGAAAGCAGCTCTTGTTCCTTCATTTCCAACTGCACTGTAGATAACCTTTTCTCCTGCTAGGTTAGTAAAACTGTATCTTTGATAAATAATAACCATAGCTTGTATGTTCTTCATTTCCAGCCGTTggttaatacttaataaaattcaATTGTACATTATTATTTAAATCTTGTATGTTATTGCTTGCCTTGAATTGAGAATTGTCATCTATGAGTTTTTTGAATGCTTGATAATCATTGCTTGTATGTTCTTtatcaatgattttttaaatgctTGACATGTAGTAAAACATCGGGTACTATATCTTCTCAAGCATCTAATTCAATGTCGTCGATTGCTACCCCTTTGAAGCGTAATTCAAATGATATTGGATGGGAATTTGCGGAGATGGTGGATTCTACAAATTTGGATAAGTTGAAATGTAAGTTGTGCCATAAAATTACTAGCGGTGGAATTTATAGGCTCAAATAACATGTTGGCAATATCAAGGGAAATGTTGCCCTGTGTAAGAAATTCTCGAATGAGGATAAATTAAAGTGTAAGAATGCAATTGAagaagcaaaaacaaaaaaaaaacaaaagaatatcaatgaaATGGAGGTGAGAGAAGAAGTTGTTCTTGAAAAATATGAGGAAAACGAAGGGACTCTAGGGACAAGAAGGAACCTGCTTACTCTTGGCACTATGGACATATTTGCATCCGTTATTGATCCCGAATCTTCATTGAGTAGAAGACAATAACAACAAAATATTATTGATGCACTTTGGAAGCAAACAACACACAGTGTGCACCAATATTTAGCTCGATGGGTGTACGAGTCCGATATTCCTTTTCATGCCATTGACAATGATAGCTTCAAGAGGCTTGTGGAAGCGATTGGTCAATTTAGTCCGGGTTATTGTCCTCCAACTCAATACTTATTAAGGGAGCCCTTGTTGATGGAAGAGATAGATAGAACTCAAAGTCTAttaaagaagcaagaagaagaatggGCTTTGAATGGTTGCTCAATTTTGACCGATGCTTGGACCGATCGAAAAAGAAGAAGTATCATGAATTTGTATGTCAATTGTAAAGAAGGCacaactttcctttcttctagGAGCATCAGATGAAGTACACACTGggaattatatatttgaataTATGGACAAGTGCATTAAAGAAGTTGGGCCCCAAAGTGTAGTTCAAGTGGTAACGGACAATGCTTAGAATAATATGGCGGCAAAATATTTGTTGAAGGAGAAGAGACCACATATATTTTAGACTTCTTGTGCAACTCACACTGTGAATCTTATACTTCAAGGAATTGGGAACCAACCAAAATTCAAAGGGGTGATTGAGAAGACAAAGAACTTGACAATTTTTATTTATGAACATCACAAGACATTGTCAATGATGAGAAAGTTTACCAAATAAAAGGGACATAGTGAGGCCGGGAGTAACACGATTTGCAACCGTTTTTCTAGCTTTGCAAAGTTTGATGGAGAAGAAAAGTGAATTAAGATCTATGGTTGCCAGTGAAGAATGAAATGCATGCAAACATTCAAAAAGTGTAAAAAGGAAGGTGACACATAATATCGCTATGAGTGTCTCTTTTTGGAATGAAGTTTTTGCTTGAAGGTGTTTGCCCCTTTAGTTAAGTTGCTTCGTCTTGTTGATGGGGATAAGAAGCCATCTATGGGTTTTGTATATGGAGAATTACTTAGAGCGAGAGAGAAGATTAAAGCGACATTCAACAATCAAGAGCTTCACTATTCGTCCGATTATTGATATTATTGATGAGAAAAGTCGTAATTGGCTTGATAGTCCGCTACATTTGGCGGCCTACCTCTTGAATTCTTATTACTCCTTCAATGATCAGAGCATAGGAAGTGAAGAAGTGGTCACAAATGGCTTATTCACTTGTGTTGAAGCATTCTTTGCTAGTGATATTGATAGCCAATGTTAGGTAGTAAATGTAGAGTTGTTGAAGTATATCAACAAAGTGGGGGGATTTGGAAGACCATTGGCTATAATTGGATGCACAAGAAATGATGAGAAATACGATCCGGGTAAGAGCTAAgtacttattttattttgttatttttattgctTGCTTGTTGTTTTTTTATTTTGCTTATTGTTATTGTTTGATTTGTTTTTATTTAGTTGGATGGTGACATCTTTTTGGATATGGTGTACCTAAATTACAAAAGATGGCTAAAAGAATCCTTTTTCTAACTACAAGTTCTTCCGATTGTGAGAGAAATTAGAGTACTTTTGAGGGGGTAAGTACTTAATTAATAATTGCTTATTGAATTATTGCTTATTGacttaataattaatatatttatttaatgtagatccatacaaagaaaagaaatagactagATACCAGAAGGTTAAACAATTTAGTCTATGTTCAATTCAATGTCAAGATCATAAACAAAAAGAGAAGACAAGAATAAAAAGGAGTAGATGTACTACTTGCTAGTGAAGCAACTATAGCAC is drawn from Zingiber officinale cultivar Zhangliang chromosome 1B, Zo_v1.1, whole genome shotgun sequence and contains these coding sequences:
- the LOC122054014 gene encoding sm-like protein LSM2, whose translation is MLFFSYFKELVGKEVTVELKNDLAIRGTLHSVDQYLNIKLENIKVVDDDKYPHMLSVRNCFIRGSVVRYVELPPDGVDVDILHDATRREARGS